Proteins from one Triticum aestivum cultivar Chinese Spring chromosome 7A, IWGSC CS RefSeq v2.1, whole genome shotgun sequence genomic window:
- the LOC123153208 gene encoding uncharacterized protein, whose amino-acid sequence MQGGCIADIGSCGTGFDFASGSVRTKKFRTKGSELADRKGEKNKAMPRAPSICCSSIDEALSFSSRARCNKRLVLFPSREPRERPAPRRAKLIFKIGSSGALKRAGPLKGRLLCERSSESTRVLRTKGVYNWGAARLFCWRDRMEFFTKFETKEKIKVSL is encoded by the coding sequence ATGCAAGGAGGATGTATAGCTGATATAGGATCTTGTGGAACTGGATTTGATTTTGCAAGCGGTTCGGTACGAACGAAGAAATTTCGAACAAAAGGATCGGAACTCGCTGATAGGAAAGGAGAGAAAAACAAAGCAATGCCAAGAGCTCCGTCAATCTGTTGTTCATCGATAGACGAAGCTCTCTCTTTTTCATCTCGTGCCAGATGTAACAAAAGATTAGTCCTTTTTCCTTCTCGCGAACCACGGGAGCGCCCAGCGCCCAGAAGAGCAAAGCTCATTTTCAAAATAGGGTCAAGCGGCGCATTAAAAAGGGCTGGCCCGTTAAAAGGACGCTTACTTTGCGAACGGAGTTCAGAATCAACAAGGGTTCTCCGAACGAAGGGAGTGTACAACTGGGGTGCAGCCCGACTTTTTTGTTGGAGAGATAGAATGGAGTTCTTCACGAAGTTCGAGACAAAGGAAAAAATCAAAGTTTCTCTATAG